From the Lolium rigidum isolate FL_2022 chromosome 2, APGP_CSIRO_Lrig_0.1, whole genome shotgun sequence genome, one window contains:
- the LOC124692246 gene encoding GDSL esterase/lipase At4g10955-like has protein sequence MAVERDIFGIAGPTYLKPVNWNCENNRRSVASCLVQAVYVLERDRQLSRQSVDSVAPPWWEFFHFEMIRKLVDDADLSIFGAIFEFNPPSSKEASAQDAPRFVIAFRGTITEKETISRDLSLDLHLVQNGLHKTSRFTIAMQAVQNVASVFPGSSIWLAGHSLGAGLAILTGRNMVKKGALLDSFLFNPPFVAAPIERISDERVKHGFRIARSFITAGLTIAMKGKAEGNNQRSIAEEPFNTLSSWTPYLFVNPGDHICSEYIGYFKHRKNMEDLGAGFIEKLATQNSIGDLFYKALGWESEPLHLLPSADLIVNVSPSPDFKYAHGISQWWQPELNLQCNKYRYS, from the exons ATGGCTGTAGAGAGAGATATCTTTGGCATCGCAGGGCCAACATATCTTAAGCCTGTTAACTG GAACTGCGAGAATAATAGGAGATCAGTGGCTTCATGTTTAGTTCAGGCTGTATATGTTTTGGAGAGAGACCGGCAACTAAGTCGTCAATCTGTTGACTCCGTGGCACCTCCTTGGTGGGAGTTCTTCCATTTTGAGATGATCCGGAAGCTTGTCGATGATGCTGACTTGTCTATATTCGGTGCAATATTTGAATTTAACCCACCTTCAAGTAAAGAAGCTTCTGCCCAGGATGCCCCTAGATTTGTCATTGCCTTCAGAGGCACCATAACTGAGAAGGAAACCATTTCTAGAGATCTTTCCCTTGACCTCCATCTTGTTCAAAATGGACTCCACAAGACCTCAAGATTTACGATTGCGATGCAAGCTGTTCAAAATGTAGCCTCAGTATTCCCTGGATCCTCCATCTGGCTAGCAGGTCATTCACTGGGTGCAGGTCTGGCCATCCTTACCGGAAGAAACATGGTTAAGAAGGGCGCTCTTCTGGATAGCTTTCTCTTTAATCCACCTTTTGTTGCTGCTCCGATAGAGAGAATCAGTGATGAGAGAGTAAAGCATGGTTTTCGCATTGCGAGAAGTTTTATTACCGCGGGACTAACTATTGCAATGAAAGGAAAAGCTGAGGGGAACAATCAGAGGTCTATTGCGGAAGAACCTTTCAACACTCTGTCATCATGGACGCCGTATCTGTTTGTTAATCCCGGCGACCATATCTGTTCAGAGTACATTGGGTACTTCAAGCATCGGAAGAACATGGAGGATCTCGGCGCAGGATTTATTGAGAAGCTCGCAACCCAAAATTCAATTGGAGATCTGTTCTACAAGGCGTTAGGGTGGGAATCAGAACCATTGCACCTTCTTCCATCTGCTGACTTGATTGTCAACGTGAGCCCTTCACCGGACTTCAAATATGCTCATGGCATCAGCCAGTGGTGGCAACCCGAGTTGAACTTGCAATGCAACAAATATCGGTACTCTTAG